A single region of the Lycium barbarum isolate Lr01 chromosome 2, ASM1917538v2, whole genome shotgun sequence genome encodes:
- the LOC132626719 gene encoding uncharacterized protein LOC132626719 isoform X2, whose translation MEKKREGVKFLVPARFFHDILASFSYTWRTFILLANFATVSETVANEHFFGSDVHCSDHKAAIAGQLQRPTSRYSGRWGEECPVLIPQILPIIPKTPKSVFKREVSFQERKRQNSFDSLVKASWRTLTVMRRFENRRLVWSSSWLMFCIPDCVPEILSRLHL comes from the exons ATGGAAAAAAAGAGGGAGGGAGTGAAATTTTTAGTACCCGCCAGATTTTTCCACGATATTTTAGCGTCATTTTCTTATACGTGGAGAACGTTCATATTGTTGGCTAATTTTGCCACGGTTTCTGAAACCGTGGCTAATGAGCACTTTTTTGGTAGTGACGTCCACTGTAGCGACCATAAGGCCGCTATAGCAGGACAGCTGCAACGACCAACTAGCCGCTACAGCGGCCGATGGGGGGAAGAATGCCCTGTTTTAATCCCTCAAATCCTACCGATTAttcccaagaccccaaagtcagttttcaagagagaagttagttttcaagagagaaaaagGCAAAATTCATTCGattctttggtgaaagcatcttggaga actttgaccgtcATGAGGCGCTTCGAAAATAGAagactcgtgtggagtagttcatgGCTCATGTtctgcattccag attgtgttccagagattttatccagattacatctctag
- the LOC132626717 gene encoding uncharacterized protein LOC132626717 isoform X2, with translation MVELNGDGQGSNNGSNLLVRFLGKLSQKSTVYPISVERWDRMPDAKSRLQWKLIEENFEFDYAAGNKWVMRTLCERWRAYKYKLRNENLYPNKSKEEILAKTPENVDSIDCAAFVHHCKEDKAQSEQNARNRRKLKVPHAGGSKSNARRVRQMEIKYGRPVCRSEVVLSTLLKKDGNYVNEEGKIIADKISEHLSQDQERAATLGVPLKIFSHPNNAIGKVYGAEHSGRVRGLGGNVYPSAAFGMPRCSISHTNFGGSTNMSHQRVEDLEKHVETLKEKLTGYEETKEKLEETKEHLVETKERLAQNENHLATLHTFLQAKFGSELPSFNLHSS, from the exons atggtGGAACTCAATGGAGATGGACAAGGAAGTAATAATGGTTCAAACTTGCTTGTGAgatttcttggcaaactttctcaaAAGTCAACAGTTTATCCCATATCGGTTGAGAGATGGGATAGGATGCCAGATGCGAAAAGCCGCCTACAGTGGAAGCTTATTGAG GagaattttgagtttgattaTGCTGCTGGAAATAAATGGGTGATGCGTACTTTATGCGAAAGATGGAGGGCTTATAAATATAAGTTAAGAAACGAGAACCTCTACCCTAACAAAAGTAAGGAAGAGATACTTGCTAAAACTCCCGAGAACGTGGATTCTATTGATTGTGCTGCTTTTGTGCATCACTGTAAAGAGGATAAG GCTCAAAGTGAACAAAATGCAAGAAATCGACGTAAACTTAAAGTCCCTCATGCCGGTGGTAGCAAAAGCAATGCAAGGAGAGTTCGTCAAATG GAGATAAAATATGGAAGGCCTGTGTGCCGAAGTGAGGTTGTTTTGTCAACTTTACTAAAAAAGGATGGCAATTATGTGAATGAAGAAGGGAAGATTATAGCT GATAAAATATCAGAGCATCTATCTCAAGATCAAGAACGTGCTGCCACTTTAGGTGTTCCTTTGAAGATATTTTCTCATCCTAATAACGCCATTGGAAAAGTATATGGAGCTGAACATTCTGGTCGTGTGCGTGGTTTAGGTGGAAATGTATACCCCTCGGCTGCTTTTGGAATGCCTAGATGTTCAATCAGTCATACGAATTTTGGTGGTTCTACTAATATGTCTCATCAACGTGTTGAAGACCTAGAGAAACATGTAGAAACcttgaaagagaagctgactggATATGAGGAGACAAAGGAAAAGCTTGAGGAGACCAAGGAACACCTTGTTGAGACCAAGGAACGGCTTGCGCAAAATGAGAATCACTTGGCAACTCTTCATACGTTTTTACAAGCTAAATTTGGTAGTGAGTTGCCTAGTTTCAACTTACATTCTTCTTAG
- the LOC132626719 gene encoding uncharacterized protein LOC132626719 isoform X1, which yields MEKKREGVKFLVPARFFHDILASFSYTWRTFILLANFATVSETVANEHFFGSDVHCSDHKAAIAGQLQRPTSRYSGRWGEECPVLIPQILPIIPKTPKSVFKREVSFQERKRQNSFDSLVKASWRIVFQRFYPDYISSLKLVCSIKSEGERLSMPWHLKISLSRCLLLFQTLSVIIFEICFNFHC from the exons ATGGAAAAAAAGAGGGAGGGAGTGAAATTTTTAGTACCCGCCAGATTTTTCCACGATATTTTAGCGTCATTTTCTTATACGTGGAGAACGTTCATATTGTTGGCTAATTTTGCCACGGTTTCTGAAACCGTGGCTAATGAGCACTTTTTTGGTAGTGACGTCCACTGTAGCGACCATAAGGCCGCTATAGCAGGACAGCTGCAACGACCAACTAGCCGCTACAGCGGCCGATGGGGGGAAGAATGCCCTGTTTTAATCCCTCAAATCCTACCGATTAttcccaagaccccaaagtcagttttcaagagagaagttagttttcaagagagaaaaagGCAAAATTCATTCGattctttggtgaaagcatcttggaga attgtgttccagagattttatccagattacatctctagcttgaagctagtttgctcgatcaaatCCGAGGGTGAGCGTCTATCCATGCCATggcacctgaagatctctctttccagatgtctacttttattccagacattaagtgttattatatttgagatatgcTTCAATTTTCATTGTTAG
- the LOC132626717 gene encoding uncharacterized protein LOC132626717 isoform X1, giving the protein MVELNGDGQGSNNGSNLLVRFLGKLSQKSTVYPISVERWDRMPDAKSRLQWKLIEENFEFDYAAGNKWVMRTLCERWRAYKYKLRNENLYPNKSKEEILAKTPENVDSIDCAAFVHHCKEDKVKAQSEQNARNRRKLKVPHAGGSKSNARRVRQMEIKYGRPVCRSEVVLSTLLKKDGNYVNEEGKIIADKISEHLSQDQERAATLGVPLKIFSHPNNAIGKVYGAEHSGRVRGLGGNVYPSAAFGMPRCSISHTNFGGSTNMSHQRVEDLEKHVETLKEKLTGYEETKEKLEETKEHLVETKERLAQNENHLATLHTFLQAKFGSELPSFNLHSS; this is encoded by the exons atggtGGAACTCAATGGAGATGGACAAGGAAGTAATAATGGTTCAAACTTGCTTGTGAgatttcttggcaaactttctcaaAAGTCAACAGTTTATCCCATATCGGTTGAGAGATGGGATAGGATGCCAGATGCGAAAAGCCGCCTACAGTGGAAGCTTATTGAG GagaattttgagtttgattaTGCTGCTGGAAATAAATGGGTGATGCGTACTTTATGCGAAAGATGGAGGGCTTATAAATATAAGTTAAGAAACGAGAACCTCTACCCTAACAAAAGTAAGGAAGAGATACTTGCTAAAACTCCCGAGAACGTGGATTCTATTGATTGTGCTGCTTTTGTGCATCACTGTAAAGAGGATAAGGTGAAG GCTCAAAGTGAACAAAATGCAAGAAATCGACGTAAACTTAAAGTCCCTCATGCCGGTGGTAGCAAAAGCAATGCAAGGAGAGTTCGTCAAATG GAGATAAAATATGGAAGGCCTGTGTGCCGAAGTGAGGTTGTTTTGTCAACTTTACTAAAAAAGGATGGCAATTATGTGAATGAAGAAGGGAAGATTATAGCT GATAAAATATCAGAGCATCTATCTCAAGATCAAGAACGTGCTGCCACTTTAGGTGTTCCTTTGAAGATATTTTCTCATCCTAATAACGCCATTGGAAAAGTATATGGAGCTGAACATTCTGGTCGTGTGCGTGGTTTAGGTGGAAATGTATACCCCTCGGCTGCTTTTGGAATGCCTAGATGTTCAATCAGTCATACGAATTTTGGTGGTTCTACTAATATGTCTCATCAACGTGTTGAAGACCTAGAGAAACATGTAGAAACcttgaaagagaagctgactggATATGAGGAGACAAAGGAAAAGCTTGAGGAGACCAAGGAACACCTTGTTGAGACCAAGGAACGGCTTGCGCAAAATGAGAATCACTTGGCAACTCTTCATACGTTTTTACAAGCTAAATTTGGTAGTGAGTTGCCTAGTTTCAACTTACATTCTTCTTAG